In Kwoniella dejecticola CBS 10117 chromosome 4, complete sequence, one genomic interval encodes:
- a CDS encoding mitochondrial 54S ribosomal protein uL13m — MSAIKGKTSLALTRVWHHADAQNRVLGNLASRIAWVLMGKHKPTYDPAVDAGDYVVVSNASNVHLTGKKGTDKIYYSHTGYMGGLKAVPITRMRERRPDEIIRRAVSGMLPKNTFRDRRLERLKIFAGPAPDVYASNSLTTWRDQPNASLTNESPSPSQSRNPTV; from the exons ATGTCGGCCATCAAAggaaaa ACCTCCCTCGCTCTTACTCGAGTATGGCATCACGCAGATGCTCAAAATCGAGTCCTCGGTAATCTCGCAAGCAGGATAGCATGGGTGTTAATGGGGAAACATAAGCCCACATATGATCCAGCAG TTGATGCAGGAGATTATGTCGTCGTGTCGAATGCTTCCAACGTCCATCTGACGGGGAAGAAGGGCACCGATAAAATCTATTATTCACACACTGGTTATATGGGTGGATTGAAGGCTGTACCCAtaacgaggatgagagagaggCGTCCAGACGAG ATCATACGGCGAGCAGTATCAGGGATGTTACCGAAGAACACTTTCCGAGATCGACGTCTAGAACGCCTGAAGATCTTTGCTGGACCCGCTCCTGATGTCTACGCAAGTAACTCTTTGACGACATGGCGAGACCAACCCAACGCAAGTTTGACCAATGAgagcccaagcccaagtcaGAGTCGAAATCCAACTGTATGA
- a CDS encoding histone acetyltransferase ESA1, with protein sequence MAPSTPSTPHRAGSEGGSPAPTVAAPGSYSLDDVIPGVKIFVRKPLPNGQEEQRKAEILSTRPKPKPSAFAPPPPPDAPPPDPRDDTEYYVHYVEFNKRLDEWVGGSRLITDKEMEWPKPKEDDKKKKEKVGKATPGTATPTKSAASPRPSGSLLKKAATKAASAVGKAHPLAKSTTKGKTSQKRKGKDQAGSVDDEDDDGEGEDEDAASVDADGDISMAGSQDGEGEADAEGEIDLSGPINPQAAPKVYSKKQEIEKLRTSGSMTQSHSEVSRVKNLDKLQMGKHEVETWYFSPYPIEYAHLPVLYICEFCLLYYPSFTQLKRHRTKCTLLHPPGNEIYRHDNISFFEIDGRRQRTWCRNLCLISKCFLDHKTLYYDVDPFMYYCMTIKDEYGCHLIGYFSKEKESAEGYNVACILTLPQYQRKGYGRVLIEFSYELSKVEGKLGSPEKPLSDLGLLGYRAYWQEKIVELLVTSDDEISLEEIALKTSITHGDIMHTCQALQMIKYYKGGHIIHLTDAVLEQHRKTMLKSRRSINPAALKWKPPVFSRAQLAFGF encoded by the exons ATGGCTCCCTCGACCCCTTCAACCCCTCATAGGGCAGGTAGTGAAGGAGGATCACCGGCTCCGACCGTTGCTGCTCCAGGCTCATATTCccttgat GATGTGATACCCGGAGTCAAGATATTCGTTCGAAAACCGTTACCTAacggtcaagaagaacaacGGAAGGCGGAAATCTTATCTACGCGACCGAAGCCAAAACCATCAGCCTTCgcccctcctccacctcccgaTGCCCCGCCTCCAGATCCGAGGGATGATACCGAGTATTATGTGCATTATGTCGAATTCAACAAGCGATTGGACGAATGGGTTGGAGGAAGCAGGTTGATAACAGACAAAGAGATGGAATGGCCTAAACCCAAAGAAGACgacaaaaagaagaaggagaaagtcgGAAAAGCTACGCCCGGTACTGCGACACCGACAAAAAGCGCTGCTTCTCCTAGACCATCGGGAAGTCTCCTTAAGAAGGCGGCTACGAAAGCTGCTTCTGCGGTCGGAAAAGCTCATCCTCTAGCGAAGAGTACGACGAAGGGGAAAACATCGCAAAAGCGCAAGGgcaaagatcaagctggatcagtcgacgacgaggatgatgatggagaaggggaagatgaggatgccGCTTCAGTCGATGCGGATGGAGACATCAGCATGGCTGGATCGCAAGATGGTGAGGGCGAAGCCGATGCAGAGGGTGAAATAGATCTATCGGGTCCGATCAATCCTCAAGCGGCTCCAAAAGTGTATTCGAAGAAACAGGAAATCGAGAAACTCAGGACATCAGGTTCGATGACCCAATCGCATTCCGAAGTCAGCCGAGTCAAGAATTTAGATAAACTGCAAATGGGTAAACACGAAGTTGAGACTTGGTATTTCTCCCCTTACCCGATAGAATACGCCCACCTACCCGTACTTTACATCTGCGAATTCTGTCTACTGTATTACCCTTCTTTCACTCAACTGAAACGCCATCGAACGAAATGCACGCTGCTGCATCCGCCAGGCAACGAGATCTACCGACATGATAATatatccttcttcgagatcgacgggCGACGCCAAAGGACATGGTGTAGGAATTTGTGTCTGATATCGAAGTGTTTCTTGGATCACAAAACGCTGTACTACGACGTGGACCCTTTCATGTATTACTGCATGACGATAAAGGACGAGTACGGCTGTCATCTGATTGGGTATTTCTCGAAAGAAAAAGAATCGGCAGAAGGATATAACGTAGCATGTATCCTGACCTTACCGCAATACCAGAGGAAAGGGTATGGTAGAGTCCTGATCGAGTTTTCGTATGAACTTTCAAAAGTAGAGGGGAAATTAGGTAGTCCGGAAAAGCCGTTATCCGATCTAGGTCTGCTGGGTTATCGAGCTTATTGGCAAGAGAAGATAGTGGAGTTGTTGGTCActagcgatgatgagatcagtCTAGAAGAGATCGCTCTGAAGACGTCAATCACTCATGGCGATATCATGCACAC ATGTCAAGCTCTGCAGATGATCAAATACTACAAAGGTGGTCACATCATACATCTCACAGATGCCGTGCTGGAGCAGCACCGCAAGACGATGTTGAAGAGTCGGCGAAGTATCAATCCTGCGGCTCTGAAATGGAAACCACCCGTGTTCTCTCGAGCTCAACTCGCTTTCGGCTTCTAG